AAAGCAACATCTTAATTATTGCTCTATTCGAAATTAAAGAAAACTTGTGTAATTATCTAATAAGAATTAAATCGACTCATTTTAACTTGCTTTTAGACACAACACATGCTTGATTAACTTACTGAACTTCAACAAAAGGTACATACTATACAGTATACTCATTCCTAAGAAATCAAGATGATATTGCTAATATTCAATTTTATTTTGCTTTGTAAAATCCTAGACGATTTTACTACCATCCTTGCAATAATGAAGTGAGAGGCTTAACCGTGTTATGCTACCACTGAACATAGTAATCCTGCATTAAGAAGAACATAGTCATGTGTTAGCACAATGATCAACATGGATTACATTAGTTAACGGAGTGGGTGTGAAGATAGTGAAGATTTGGTTTAAATCGAAACCGTatcgaaccaaaataagaaatacctaACCGTACCGATATATTTTGATACGGTATTTAGTATGCACAATtaataaaccgaataccgaaccaaaattattaaataccaaaccgaaataccgaatgcccacccctaacTAAAAGTAGGGAGGAAACAAGaagacttggagaaaatttaaTCCAACTTCCTAGtacttttcatttcatttttctttctttttttggttaaaaTAATTAGTTGGAGATACACACTGCAATCTGGATTTGAATTTTTCTGTTTGGAATCCTCATTAACCGTATTAGAGAAGTGAATAAGCAAATTGACGTCCAACAAGTCAAAAGCAGATGTGTGCAACTTCATTACAACAACTCAAAATGAAAGACAAACCAAATCCAAATATTTGCGAAAGTGAGCACATCATACGATAAGATACTAGTACATTCCATAAACAACAGTGGCGACTCCAAATGTCCATTTGGTCTTAGTGTCTTCGGAGAGACAGGGCAGAGAAAATGACAAGGAAGATGAAGATGACTGCCGCAATGAAAGAAGCCACGACGGCGCCGCTCGCTCGCTGGCAGAAATCGCCGAACTGCTGGCATATCTCCAGCCATTGTGTGGTGGAGTTGCCGTTTTCTGCTAAGTACACTATGGCAGCCGCCGCAGCTGCTCCAGCCGTGGTAAATGCCACCATTACCTGCACCATTTTTTCTTAATCATAAGCTTAATTCATCCTGTTTCCCCCTTATATATTTTCCAAATGACGGTAGTGGTTATAATTAACACTTAGCAGGATTTACACAGTAGTATTAAAACTCAAATCTTATTCTGTACTGTAATGCATGTTATTTTTCTTGTAGTACGACTCAATAGTTAAGAGCATCTAAAGAGGACAAGCCTCTGAATTTATTTGTTACCTCTTTATTATTCAAAAGCAAtctaaggcctcatttgtttgtttgcacttaataaaggtctgaatcttaatcattcggATCTCAGATattaagtgcgtttgtttttaaagtctgagTCTTAATTATTTAGATCTTAATCGTTAAGcgtgtttatttttttatttcacaaCCACTTAATAGGTCTATATCAGTAAGATCTATAACatagacttaatttcattaagatgttatcatctatattcattattaactgccgccaccgcctatcattatcaactaccaccgtACTCAACCAtcaccaccatcatcctcaattaTAGCCGCCACCATTGTCGACTAACACCACCCACCATCCCCATCACTCCTACAACCATCATTCTCAACGACAACCAACATTCATcccctcaactaccacaactaaccaccccatCACCATTAACGATCATAGCTGACACTAGCcatcattataaactaccaccacccaccaccattttcctcaatcaTAACTACCAcccgccattattaactatcaccatccaccaccaccatcctcaatcacaATAGCTATCACtaccaatcaccactagctacCACCCTAAACTGCCACCATCAACCAAATCTACCACTAACCACCGCTTTTAGTCAGCATTCACAAGCGCTaccgttagccatcaccaccagcaactatcatattttaaaaaactatatattttagtGATGGAATATTAGGTTAATTAgtcttttatttgaattttatgtttattaattttcaaataaacgtaaattttatacattcagatgtaaaaaatcaaacaatcttaatcatttagtattcagatcttaatacacatattaatattcagatgtgtattcaaattcaaatattttaatcttaatacacatcttaatattcaaACGTGTATTCATATTTAGACGtcttaatctttaaaaaaaatgaggCCTAAAATACATTAAAGAAAAGTTTGTTTATTCTGCTTACTGTGTCAAGAATTAACAGAAGAAGTCTAGCTCCAACAAGATGTGGTCGAACAATGCAAACAATGGAGAAAGGTAGAGAGAGGACAAGGTATCCACTTGCAATAGCATTTGCCACCACAAAATACCTGAAAATCAATCATATATAACAGTTTCATCAACTTAGAATCAGAATTagtagaaaagagaaaaaaaacttaCTATAACTAATTATTGGGCAAATTTAAGCAAAATAGATACTGTAAATAGTGTAGTGCTGACAGGTAAATTAGGACTCTCTCCGTTTTAAAATGATTATTTtagtttgacttgacacaaaCTTTAATTGAAAAGGAAAGACTTTTAAAATATGTAGTCTTATATAAGCCATAACATATGTGTGACtctaaaatttttgaaacttgtggtctgaaacatgtcataatatttgtgtggctaaAAAAGCTTCATATTGAGGAAATATTGAAAGGTGAAACTCTTTCTGGAACAGACTAATAAAGAAATAGTGCCAATCTTTTTGAGACAGAGAGATTAAATAAAAAGTGTGCTTTTCCAACAATTTAGTAGGCGTTtagacataaaaattataatttttgaaaaaaaaaatagtatttggagttaaattgaaaaataatatttgtaatttgaaattatgtttggacattcatttcacttgaaaaaaatattGGTTGTTTCGTGAGTggggaaaaaattgaaaaatttgaatTAGTGAggtggtcacaattcaataataCGTACGAGAAAGCAGGGAGATCATCATAGCTAGCTTCGAACTGAAAGAACTGAGTAAAAAGAGGAAGAGTTTCATCAGTAGTTCCCATGGTAGTTGCAGCAGCCAGAGCAGCCACAAGGCCACAAAGTCGCAGAATAAAGTCGAATATGGCAACCCCTCGTAGCCATCCTCCCTTGTGATTATGAGGAATAGCTTTTGTGGTAGCTACAATGGTGGCAGCAGTAGATTTTCCTTTGTTGGACTCTGTTTCAGATATGTTAATGGCTGTTTCATGGCTATGGGATTTTGAATCCATTATACTAATTAATATATGCAGGGGAGAGCTAGGGGATGTATTTGAGAGAGGTCCTTTAACACAAGTTATAAGCGCTTTTTTGCGTTATAAAAGAAGTAAGACAAAGGGTTGGAATTATATAGAAGGGGGATGTATGTGAAATGGTTCTTTGATAGAAGTTACAGCTATTTGCGTTATGAATGAACAGGGCTGAAATATATACTCCATATATCAGTGTAgaggttttttttttgggtgaggtggggtgggggtggggggggggggacatgGATTAGTTTGGATGAAATTGTTGAGAATACTTTTCCTTAAAAAAAAAGGCATTGGCGCTTGTATGGAGGAGTGGTTACAACTCAAACTCTTCATCTTTGGAAATTTTCAAGTACGTTTCTTGATTGGATATGAAAAGCAAAACCTAATTCAATTTTAGACAGAGAAAAGTACTAGTGTGAAAACTTATGAGATCAAATTTGTTTAAGGTTTTTTCATAATTTGCAGCTGACCAACAGATACGTAAACCTATGGATGGGGTTCTCGCACTAAGGCAATAGTATTCAAGGATGGTAAATGCTCATTCCTTCCCTTGAATTACATACTAAACATTGTTCTCAAAAGATATGATGGAGCAGCTCCGTTTTCTGGTGCCTGGCCGTAGGTTGAGGATATTAGAGGGTCATTGTGGAGCAGTTCATAAACCAACCTTGATTAGAGAACTTGATTTGCACAACCCACTCCATTAGACTAAAAGAACATTTATTTTAACTTTACTAATAGTAGTTCATTTGTTGTCTGTCAATGATTAATGAGACTGATGCTTTTCCTGTTTATTGTTTTAGAAAAGATATTATCCAGTTAATTCATTGTGTTTGGAAACTATAGCGATTAGTTAGTCCTGTCAATCAAATGCACACTTGGTATCACATGTTGCCTCTCACCTTTTGTCCTATATACTTACATATCTGAAATGCAGCATTGATCGATAACTTAGCTATACAACCAGATTGTCTGAGTTATCCTATTTTCATGGATCCTAAAACTTATGCAGGACACAGACTTCTCTACGTCTATAAATACCAATCTCTTGAGCCCGCACACACCTCAGACTATTTCGTTAGCTACTTACTACCTCTATTCAACAGTGGTTCAATCCTAATTTCTTTTCTACAGCCTTTAGTGAAGTTTCAATTTTTAATTTTAGACCAAAATATTTTCTGACAGGATATCGGATTTGTGAACTAGTCCAAGTTTGACCGATAGTGATTACGATGCTATTTTCCTAGCCAGGTATCTTGTATAAAGTCATATCAGCACGAAAATCAATCTTGATCACATATATTGAATCCTTGATACGTAGGGAATAGTAGCTTCCatttcttcttttacttttccGCTAGACTTCTGTTCCAAGTAAACTACCATTACAGAGAcctctttcatttttttcatttagaaaagatgaaaataatctaaaaaaactaaaattatccAACCATTCACATTCAAATGGTCTCTACTGCTAGATTTCCAATCATTTTAACCAAGGGCACCGGGCATTTTGTAACAATATCCAACCTAGCCAAATTTGAGGCATGCCCAAAAAGGTACAAGCTAAGCATAGCAAGTTCTTTGACAGACAACCTTGAGGAAAGGAACCCTTGCCAGTATTTGGGATCAAGATCAAAGAAAGCATCAAACAATCTCCTAGTCCCTTTCAAATCAAGCTTCAACAAAGTCTCCATCCCAAAAGAGTAACATTCTCTCACACTTCTTCTCTCTAGAGGCCACAAACCATTCCAAACTTTATGGTAAAGTGGAGATCCTCTTATCATTCTGGTTGTGCCGAGGCTCTCAGCAATGGCCTCAGCCAAAACTGGTGCCAATGCCATGCTCCGAGCCACCATGTACCCTGTCGATGGATGAACTATCCCTGAATTTCCACCAATTGCCATAACATTTTGAGGGATCCGCGGAAGTGGTCCTCCCATGGGGATCACACATTTCTCATCCTCAATAACACTTGTCACTTTGATCCCCAAATGCCTTAACCTTGCCACCATCCTATTTTTCACTTCCCTATACGATAGCACAGGCCGACTCACCAAAGAAGTCTCTTCCAAGAATACCAAATTCCTATCAAATGGCATCACATACAAGAATGTTGGTTCTTTAGTATTGTTCACCCTCAAATATGGCTCATTTCCCAGATGAGAATCCCTCCAATCCATAAGCACCATTTTATCCAAATCAAATGGATGATTATCCACTTGTGCTAAAATCCCATGAGCTATTTGATAACCATGGTTTCTTGGCTTGTCATATTCTATAAAAGGACTAGCAAAACCACTTGCATCTACAATCAAACTACCCCTTATCTTCCTACCATCATCACA
Above is a window of Nicotiana tabacum cultivar K326 chromosome 8, ASM71507v2, whole genome shotgun sequence DNA encoding:
- the LOC107784984 gene encoding casparian strip membrane protein 2-like, encoding MDSKSHSHETAINISETESNKGKSTAATIVATTKAIPHNHKGGWLRGVAIFDFILRLCGLVAALAAATTMGTTDETLPLFTQFFQFEASYDDLPAFSYFVVANAIASGYLVLSLPFSIVCIVRPHLVGARLLLLILDTVMVAFTTAGAAAAAAIVYLAENGNSTTQWLEICQQFGDFCQRASGAVVASFIAAVIFIFLVIFSALSLRRH
- the LOC107784989 gene encoding neoxanthin synthase, chloroplastic-like, with product METLLKPFPSPLLFTPTPHRSIFQLNSTFLNPTTQNFSRKVHRRNKSSSNKFCSFLDLAPTSKPESLDVDISWVDPNSGRALFDVIIIGAGPAGLRLAEQVSRYGIKVCCVDPSPLSMWPNNYGVWVDEFEKLGLEDCLDHKWPMTCVHINDNKTKYLGRPYGRVSRKKLKLKLLNSCVDNGGKFYKAKVWKVEHEEFESSVVCDDGRKIRGSLIVDASGFASPFIEYDKPRNHGYQIAHGILAQVDNHPFDLDKMVLMDWRDSHLGNEPYLRVNNTKEPTFLYVMPFDRNLVFLEETSLVSRPVLSYREVKNRMVARLRHLGIKVTSVIEDEKCVIPMGGPLPRIPQNVMAIGGNSGIVHPSTGYMVARSMALAPVLAEAIAESLGTTRMIRGSPLYHKVWNGLWPLERRSVRECYSFGMETLLKLDLKGTRRLFDAFFDLDPKYWQGFLSSRLSVKELAMLSLYLFGHASNLARLDIVTKCPVPLVKMIGNLAVETI